The genomic segment AGGCGCGCGTTCGAAGTGGGGGAACCGGAGCGGGAGAACCATCGGGCGGTCCGAATACGCCCCATCTCTTTGCGCCGGTTCCCTTGTGGACAGTCTTCAAATCCGCGCCTGTCTGCGTAACCTGTTGATGAAACTCTTCCACTTTTTCCACCGGTTCTATGGCCGCTCCCCTCTTCTCCTCTCCCGCGTCCGACGACGCCCGTGCCGCGTTCGCGGCGAAGCCGCGCGGCCTGACCGACAAGGTCATGTCGGTCGCGGAGGCCGTGACCCGGTTCGTCCGCGACGGCGACTACCTCGCCACCGGCGGGTTCGGCACGAACCGCATCCCGGCGGCCGTGTGCCACGAGATCCTGCGCCAGCGGAAGCAGCACCTCGGGTTCGCCGGCCACACCACGACGCACGACTTCCAGATCCTCGCGGCCGGTAACCTGACGGGCCGCGGGCAGACGCTCGCGAAGGTGGACGCCGCGTACATCGTCGGCCTGGAGGCCCGCGGGCTGTCCCCGCACGCGCGGCGGGTGGTCGAATCCGGCACCGTGCGGGTCGCGGAGTGGTCGAACTACACGCTCGCGCTCCGCTACACCGCGGCGGCGATGGGGGTGCCGTTCGTCCCCGCCCGGTCCCTGCTCGGAACCGATACCCTGGCCAACTGTCCCGCGAAAGTGCTGACGTGCCCGTTCACCGGGGAGGCGCTGGTCGCGGTGCCCGCCCTGTACCCCGACGTGGCGGCGATCCACGTCCACGAGGCCGACCGCTACGGCAACTGCCGCTTCTCCGGCACGTCCGTGGCCGACGTCGAACTCAGCCGCGCCGCGAAGCGCGTCGTGATCACCTGCGAGCGGCTGGTGCCGCACGAGGAGATGCGCCGGGACCCGCACCGCACGCAGATCCCGTTCCTGTGCGTGGACGCGGTGTGCGAGGTGCCCCACGGCAGCTACCCGGGCAACATGCCGGGCGAATACTTCTCGGACGAGGACCACCTGCGGTCGTGGATGGAGGTGGAGAAGGACTCGGCCGCGTTCGCGCAGTTCCTGGAGGACCACATCTACGGTGTCCGCGACTTCGCAGAGTACCTGGAACAGTGCGGCGGGTTGCGCCGACTCCAGGCGCTGCGGCAACGGGAGCTGCTGCTTCACCTGGGGAAGTGACCCGAACGGGCGAATCCCGCCCACACGAACGGCGCGCGGCGTGCCGCCGCCCGGCTCGCGCCGCGCCGCTCACCAGGAGTGGATCATGCCGACCCCAACCCCACTTGCGAACTACACGTCGTACAAAGGCCTCCCGCCGCTCGCCGGGCTCTGCACCATCGAGGAGGCCGCGCGGCCCGGTCTGTCCGTGGAAGAGTGCGTGCGCCGACTCAAGCGGTTGCATTACGGCTTCAAGCGCCTGCACCAACTCCTCACGGCGCGCATCACGGCCGAACCGATTTACGAACTGAAGACCGGCTTCGCGCACCACGCCTACCTGTGCGCCGAACACGCCACCGCGCTGCGCACGCGGATCGGCGAGCTGCGCGAGCCGCCGCTGGGCCTGGAAGACGTGCCCCACCCGGCGCTGGAGGCGTTCTTCGACGAAATTCTTGCCGCGCCGACGACGGAGGAGTTAGTTGAGGGCGCGTACGGGACCGCCATCGACCAGTTGTGGCACGGCATCCGAAAGTACCGCGACGACACGAACCCGCTCACGGACGCCCCGAGCCGGCGCGTGTTGCGATTCGCCCTGGACGAAGTGAACGACATGGGGAACTGGGGCGCGCGCGTCACGAGCAGCCTGGTGGAACCCGATTCCGAGCGGCAAACCGCACTAGAGGAGTGGGGAAAGTACCTGGGCTCCTTGCTCGCCGCGGCCGGCGGCCTCGACGGAACGGCAACCACTACGGCGAGCGGGGGGCGTGAGCCCCACGGGCACCCCTCCACGCAACTCAATACGGTGGCGGCTTCGCACGGGGCCGCAGCGCCGGGTTCCGCACAGGCGATTTCCTCGCAGCCGGTTTTTTCACAGCCGGTTTCCCCGCAGCCGGTTTCCCCACTCGGGGGGCTCACGCCCCCCACTCGCCGAGGGGAGGGGGTTCCCCGGCGCTATTCCGCAACACCCTACCGGTACGACCCGGTTCCGAAGCGCGACGAGCGGTTCACCGACCCGTGGAACCAGGGCGTGAACGCCGAAGCGTTCCTGTACAACCCGGCGTACCCGGCGCGGGCGAAGGCGCTCATGATGCTCTACAAGCGCCTCCGCGAGATCGACGTGCCCGAGATGATGGCGTCGATCATCACCCAGACGCCCGGCAAGCCGTGGGGCTATTACCGCGACATGAGCCGCCAGCTCTGGGACGAGGCGCGGCACGCGATGATGGGCGAGGTCGGGTTCGTCGCGCTCGGCGTGGACTGGACGAGGGCGAAAATCACGCTCAACTGGTCGCACCGGCTCAACACCGAGTGCACGCCGATGGAGCGGCACGGCGTCCTCTACTTCATCGAACAGGGGCTGATGCCCAGAACCGGCAAGCGGTACGAGTTCGAGACCGGTCAGGGGTCCGCCCTGCCCCTCGTCGCGACGCTACAGGACTTCGACTGGGCCGACGAGGTGCTCCACTCGCAGATCGGCCGGCAGTGGTACGTTCCGCTGTTCGGCAGCCCGAAGGAGGCGCTGGACTTCGGCGACGCGGCGTGGTCGAGGGTGCTGAGCAACTGGGCGACGGTGAAGGACCGGGGGCTCACCGGGCACGAGAACTGGTGGCCGGCGGTGTACGAGATGGCGTGCCGCGCCGAGGGCGTGCCGCCCGACGCGGCCGTGCTGGCGTTCGCCGAAACCTACGAAGGGAAGCGGGCCGATCTCAAGGCCGTGGGCGAGGGGCTGAGCGGCTGAGCGCGGCGGCGCCCGGGTGCCGCGGGGCATCGACCGGCGCCCTCATATCCACCGTTCCGCCACCCGTTAATGGTTCAGGATCTGATCCAGTACCCAGCACCCGCGGACGTGCCGGCGCCCGTTGCGGCAGTGGGCGAGGAGGTCGTCGTCGTCGCACCCGGCGTCTTGGAGCGCGTCCGCGAGAATGGGCATCGCGCTGAACTCGCGGGCCGTGTACACCCGGCGGGCGATGCGCGTCACGTTATCGGTGCGCCAGTCCGCGAGGAACGGGACGAACGCGTACGGGCGCCCGTACACCTCCCGGAGCAACCGCTCCGAATGCAGTTCGACCGGCACCCATTCGTACCGCGGGGTGTTTGATTCGAACGGGAGATAGACGAGCCGCGCCAGCCCCTTCCACTCGTCGTCTTCAAGGGGCGGGACCGGCTCCCCCGGGGCCGCCGCCCGCGCCCGCGCCTTCTTCTGGGCGAGCACCGCGGCCGGCACCGGGTAGCCGGTGGCGCTGAGTGCGGACAGCTCCGCCTCCGCTTCGAGCAGGTCGCCCTCTTCTCCGAACGAGGTCCACAACCGCTCGGCGATCGGCGCGAGGGCGGCCCGGAGCCCTTCCTGCTGGCGCGGCGCTTCGGCGCACATTTCGGCCAGCGCGACCAGGGCGCGGCACACCACCGGCAGCCGCGCCCACGTCCCCGCCCGCCGGGCGCACGCCAGCAGGTACATGCGGCTCTGCCGGGTCTGGGGCCGCACGCTGCCCAGCGTGTACATCGGGTACAATGCGGCCAACAGGTCGTGCGGATCGTGGCTGTTCCGCCAGATGTCTTCGGTCATATTTTGCGCCGCTTGAGTGCCGCTGTGCGAGATGTGTTCGTTCATATTTTGCGCCGTTTCGGTGCTGCTGCGCCAGATGTGTTCGTTCATATTTTGCGTCGCATCGGCAATAAGAACGGCCAACTGTGAAAGGCGAATCGGTCAGCCGCCCGCGGGCGGCACCGGCCGCTTGAGCGCGTCGGCCAGTTGTGTTTCGAGCGCGGCGACGCGCGCCTTGAGGGCGTCGATCTCCGCGACCGCGGCGGTCAGCTTGGCCTCCAGCCCGCCCGCCGGCGCCGCCGCCCGGCCCGGGACCGGCGCTAGTTCGGCCACGGGCGTCGGCG from the Frigoriglobus tundricola genome contains:
- a CDS encoding CoA transferase subunit A, which gives rise to MAAPLFSSPASDDARAAFAAKPRGLTDKVMSVAEAVTRFVRDGDYLATGGFGTNRIPAAVCHEILRQRKQHLGFAGHTTTHDFQILAAGNLTGRGQTLAKVDAAYIVGLEARGLSPHARRVVESGTVRVAEWSNYTLALRYTAAAMGVPFVPARSLLGTDTLANCPAKVLTCPFTGEALVAVPALYPDVAAIHVHEADRYGNCRFSGTSVADVELSRAAKRVVITCERLVPHEEMRRDPHRTQIPFLCVDAVCEVPHGSYPGNMPGEYFSDEDHLRSWMEVEKDSAAFAQFLEDHIYGVRDFAEYLEQCGGLRRLQALRQRELLLHLGK